One window from the genome of Manis pentadactyla isolate mManPen7 chromosome 15, mManPen7.hap1, whole genome shotgun sequence encodes:
- the POP4 gene encoding ribonuclease P protein subunit p29 isoform X3 has translation MRQQAREDQLQRKAVILEYFTRRKRKEKKKKSKGLSARQRRELRLFDIKPEQQRYSLFLPLHELWKQYIRDLCNGLKPDTQPQMIQAKLLKADLHGAIVSVTKSKCPSYVGVTGILLQETKYVFKIITKEDRLKVIPKLNCVFTVEIDGFISYIYGSKFQLRSSERSAKKFKAKGTIDL, from the exons ATGAGACAGCAAGCGCGTGAGGACCAGCTGCAACGCAAGGCTGTTATTCTGGAGTACTTCACTCGCCGGAAgcgaaaagaaaagaaaaagaaatccaaaggCCTCTCtgccaggcagagaagggaaCTGCGACTCTTTGACATTAAACCAGAGCAGCAGAG ATACAGTCTTTTTCTCCCTCTACATGAACTCTGGAAACAGTACATTCGGGACCTGTGCAATGGTCTCAAGCCAGACAC GCAGCCACAGATGATTCAGGCCAAGCTGCTAAAGGCAGATCTTCATGGTGCTATTGTTTCAG tcaCAAAATCGAAGTGCCCTTCTTATGTGGGTGTTACAGGAATCCTTCTACAGGAAACAAAGTATGTTTTCAAGATTATCACCAAAGAAGACCGCCTGAAAG tTATCCCCAAGCTTAACTGTGTGTTCACTGTGGAAATTGATGGCTTTATTTCCTACATTTATGGGAGCAAATTCCAGCTTCGGTCAAGTGAGCGGTCTGCAAAGAAGTTCAAAGCAAAGGGAACGATTGACCTGTGA
- the POP4 gene encoding ribonuclease P protein subunit p29 isoform X1 — protein sequence MKSVVYHALSQKEAKEFDIQHPGAQRAEAFVTAFLKRSLPHMRQQAREDQLQRKAVILEYFTRRKRKEKKKKSKGLSARQRRELRLFDIKPEQQRYSLFLPLHELWKQYIRDLCNGLKPDTQPQMIQAKLLKADLHGAIVSVTKSKCPSYVGVTGILLQETKYVFKIITKEDRLKVIPKLNCVFTVEIDGFISYIYGSKFQLRSSERSAKKFKAKGTIDL from the exons ATGAAGA GTGTGGTCTACCATGCTCTTTCTCAGAAAGAGGCAAAAGAGTTTGATATTCAG CACCCAGGAGCCCAGCGGGCTGAAGCCTTCGTGACGGCTTTCCTGAAACGCAGCCTGCCTCACATGAGACAGCAAGCGCGTGAGGACCAGCTGCAACGCAAGGCTGTTATTCTGGAGTACTTCACTCGCCGGAAgcgaaaagaaaagaaaaagaaatccaaaggCCTCTCtgccaggcagagaagggaaCTGCGACTCTTTGACATTAAACCAGAGCAGCAGAG ATACAGTCTTTTTCTCCCTCTACATGAACTCTGGAAACAGTACATTCGGGACCTGTGCAATGGTCTCAAGCCAGACAC GCAGCCACAGATGATTCAGGCCAAGCTGCTAAAGGCAGATCTTCATGGTGCTATTGTTTCAG tcaCAAAATCGAAGTGCCCTTCTTATGTGGGTGTTACAGGAATCCTTCTACAGGAAACAAAGTATGTTTTCAAGATTATCACCAAAGAAGACCGCCTGAAAG tTATCCCCAAGCTTAACTGTGTGTTCACTGTGGAAATTGATGGCTTTATTTCCTACATTTATGGGAGCAAATTCCAGCTTCGGTCAAGTGAGCGGTCTGCAAAGAAGTTCAAAGCAAAGGGAACGATTGACCTGTGA
- the POP4 gene encoding ribonuclease P protein subunit p29 isoform X2, with protein MKSVVYHALSQKEAKEFDIQHPGAQRAEAFVTAFLKRSLPHMRQQAREDQLQRKAVILEYFTRRKRKEKKKKSKGLSARQRRELRLFDIKPEQQRYSLFLPLHELWKQYIRDLCNGLKPDTQPQMIQAKLLKADLHGAIVSGILLQETKYVFKIITKEDRLKVIPKLNCVFTVEIDGFISYIYGSKFQLRSSERSAKKFKAKGTIDL; from the exons ATGAAGA GTGTGGTCTACCATGCTCTTTCTCAGAAAGAGGCAAAAGAGTTTGATATTCAG CACCCAGGAGCCCAGCGGGCTGAAGCCTTCGTGACGGCTTTCCTGAAACGCAGCCTGCCTCACATGAGACAGCAAGCGCGTGAGGACCAGCTGCAACGCAAGGCTGTTATTCTGGAGTACTTCACTCGCCGGAAgcgaaaagaaaagaaaaagaaatccaaaggCCTCTCtgccaggcagagaagggaaCTGCGACTCTTTGACATTAAACCAGAGCAGCAGAG ATACAGTCTTTTTCTCCCTCTACATGAACTCTGGAAACAGTACATTCGGGACCTGTGCAATGGTCTCAAGCCAGACAC GCAGCCACAGATGATTCAGGCCAAGCTGCTAAAGGCAGATCTTCATGGTGCTATTGTTTCAG GAATCCTTCTACAGGAAACAAAGTATGTTTTCAAGATTATCACCAAAGAAGACCGCCTGAAAG tTATCCCCAAGCTTAACTGTGTGTTCACTGTGGAAATTGATGGCTTTATTTCCTACATTTATGGGAGCAAATTCCAGCTTCGGTCAAGTGAGCGGTCTGCAAAGAAGTTCAAAGCAAAGGGAACGATTGACCTGTGA